The following proteins come from a genomic window of Frankia casuarinae:
- a CDS encoding acetolactate synthase large subunit, with the protein MTREITGAQSLVHSLEAVGADVVFGIPGGAILPAYDPLFDSTRVRHVLVRHEQGAGHAAEGYAQATGRVGVCMATSGPGATNLVTPIADAYMDSVPIVAVTGQVPSPSIGTDAFQEADICGITLPITKHNFLVQSADDIPRIIAEAFHLAATGRPGPVLVDLPKDILQSATSVLPHDVWPPALDLPGYRPVTRPHGKQVREAAKMISAARRPVLYIGGGVLRARAAAELRTLAELTGIPVVTTLMARGAFPDSHPQHLGMPGMHGSVAAVTALQKADLLITLGARFDDRVTGRLSSFAPGAAVIHADIDPAEIGKNRTADVPIVGDCRDVINELVAALVLEERPDLAAWWRTLDGWRRTYPLGYDQPADGSLAPQYVIERLGKIAGPETIFAAGVGQHQMWAAQFISYENPYTWLNSGGAGTMGYAVPAAMGARVGRPDATVWAVDGDGCFQMTNQELATCALEGIPIKVAVINNGSLGMVRQWQTLFYDKRYSNTELGTHPDSPRTGGAGASGRGSGASRRVRVPDFVRLAEALGCVGLRCETAADVDATIEKAMAIDDAPVVVDFVVHPDAMVWPMVAAGASNDDIRIARDTAPDFDYSGDAEVNI; encoded by the coding sequence ATCCCCGGCGGCGCGATCCTGCCCGCATATGATCCACTGTTCGACTCCACCCGGGTGCGACATGTCCTTGTCCGGCACGAGCAGGGCGCGGGTCATGCGGCCGAGGGGTACGCGCAGGCCACCGGGCGGGTCGGGGTGTGCATGGCGACGTCGGGGCCGGGGGCGACCAACCTGGTGACTCCGATCGCCGACGCCTACATGGACTCGGTGCCGATCGTGGCCGTCACCGGGCAGGTCCCCAGTCCCTCGATCGGGACCGACGCCTTCCAGGAGGCGGACATCTGCGGCATCACCCTGCCGATCACCAAGCACAACTTCCTGGTCCAGTCCGCCGACGACATCCCGCGGATCATCGCGGAGGCGTTCCACCTGGCGGCGACGGGCCGGCCCGGACCGGTGCTCGTCGACCTGCCCAAGGACATCCTGCAGTCGGCCACCTCCGTGCTGCCGCACGATGTCTGGCCGCCGGCTCTCGACCTGCCCGGTTATCGTCCGGTCACCCGCCCGCACGGCAAGCAGGTGCGGGAGGCGGCGAAGATGATCAGTGCTGCCCGGCGTCCGGTGCTCTATATCGGTGGGGGAGTGCTCAGGGCCCGCGCTGCCGCGGAGCTGCGGACACTGGCGGAGCTCACCGGCATCCCGGTGGTCACCACCCTCATGGCCCGCGGCGCCTTCCCCGACTCCCATCCCCAGCACCTGGGCATGCCCGGCATGCACGGGTCGGTCGCCGCGGTGACCGCGTTGCAGAAGGCGGATCTGCTGATCACTCTCGGGGCCCGCTTCGATGACCGGGTGACCGGCAGGCTGTCCTCCTTCGCGCCCGGTGCCGCGGTCATTCACGCCGACATCGACCCGGCCGAGATCGGCAAGAACCGGACCGCGGACGTACCGATCGTCGGTGACTGCCGTGATGTGATCAACGAGCTCGTCGCCGCGCTCGTCCTGGAGGAGCGGCCGGACCTCGCCGCCTGGTGGCGGACGCTGGACGGCTGGCGCCGGACCTACCCGCTGGGCTACGACCAGCCGGCTGACGGCTCGCTGGCCCCGCAGTACGTCATCGAGCGGCTCGGGAAGATCGCGGGACCGGAGACCATCTTCGCCGCCGGCGTCGGGCAGCACCAGATGTGGGCCGCGCAGTTCATCTCCTACGAGAACCCCTACACCTGGCTGAACTCCGGCGGCGCCGGCACGATGGGCTACGCCGTGCCGGCCGCGATGGGCGCCAGGGTCGGCCGCCCCGACGCCACGGTGTGGGCCGTCGACGGTGACGGCTGCTTCCAGATGACCAACCAGGAGCTTGCGACCTGCGCGCTGGAGGGAATCCCGATCAAGGTTGCCGTCATCAACAACGGGTCGCTCGGCATGGTCCGCCAGTGGCAGACCCTCTTCTACGACAAGCGGTACTCCAACACGGAGCTCGGGACGCACCCGGACTCCCCGCGGACCGGCGGCGCAGGGGCGTCTGGGCGGGGCTCAGGGGCGTCCAGGAGGGTGCGGGTGCCCGACTTCGTCCGGCTGGCCGAGGCGTTGGGCTGCGTCGGGCTGCGCTGCGAGACGGCGGCGGATGTCGACGCGACGATCGAGAAGGCGATGGCGATCGACGACGCCCCGGTCGTGGTGGACTTCGTCGTGCATCCCGACGCCATGGTGTGGCCGATGGTCGCCGCCGGCGCCAGCAACGACGACATCCGCATCGCGCGCGACACCGCGCCGGACTTCGACTACTCCGGCGACGCCGAGGTGAACATCTGA
- the ilvC gene encoding ketol-acid reductoisomerase translates to MVEIYYDDDASLDVLADRKVAVIGYGSQGHAHALNLRDSGVDVRVGLPADSRSRARAEEEGLRVLTPAEASAEADIIMLLTPDTTHRTIYAESIAPHLTAGKALAFGHGFNIRYGLIEPPAGVDVFMVAPKGPGHLVRRVFEEGKGVPVLVAVEADASGNALAVALAYAKGIGGTRAGALRTTFTEETETDLFGEQAVLCGGASALVQAGFETLVEAGYTPEVAYFECLHELKLIVDLMYEGGISQMRYSISDTAEYGDVTRGPRVITPAVKAEMRKILDEIRDGAFAREWVAEDDNGRPNFTKLVAEGKQHPIEQVGAKLRPMMSWIA, encoded by the coding sequence ATGGTCGAGATCTACTACGACGACGACGCCTCGCTGGACGTCCTGGCCGACCGTAAGGTCGCCGTCATCGGCTACGGCAGCCAGGGCCACGCGCACGCGCTGAACCTGCGCGACAGTGGCGTCGACGTGCGGGTCGGCCTGCCGGCGGACAGCCGCAGCCGGGCCAGGGCCGAGGAAGAGGGCCTGCGGGTCCTCACTCCGGCGGAGGCGTCCGCCGAGGCCGACATCATCATGCTGCTCACTCCGGACACCACCCATCGCACGATCTACGCGGAGTCCATCGCCCCGCACCTCACCGCGGGCAAGGCGCTGGCGTTCGGGCACGGTTTCAACATCCGCTACGGGCTCATCGAGCCGCCGGCCGGCGTCGACGTGTTCATGGTCGCTCCGAAGGGGCCGGGTCACCTGGTGCGGCGGGTGTTCGAGGAGGGCAAGGGCGTTCCCGTCCTCGTCGCGGTGGAGGCCGACGCGAGCGGCAACGCGCTGGCCGTCGCGCTGGCCTACGCCAAGGGCATCGGTGGCACCCGGGCCGGTGCGCTGAGGACCACCTTCACCGAGGAGACCGAGACCGACCTGTTCGGCGAGCAGGCCGTGCTCTGCGGCGGCGCCAGCGCGCTCGTGCAGGCCGGCTTCGAGACCCTCGTCGAGGCGGGCTACACCCCGGAGGTCGCCTACTTCGAGTGCCTGCACGAGCTCAAGCTCATCGTCGACCTGATGTACGAGGGCGGCATCTCCCAGATGCGGTACTCGATCTCGGACACCGCGGAGTACGGCGATGTCACGCGTGGCCCGCGCGTCATCACCCCCGCCGTGAAGGCCGAGATGCGCAAGATCCTCGACGAGATCCGTGACGGCGCGTTCGCTCGCGAGTGGGTGGCCGAAGACGACAACGGTCGGCCGAATTTCACCAAGCTCGTGGCGGAGGGCAAGCAGCACCCGATCGAGCAGGTCGGCGCGAAGCTCCGGCCGATGATGTCTTGGATCGCCTGA
- the ilvN gene encoding acetolactate synthase small subunit, translated as MTRHTLSVLVENKPGVLARVSGLFSRRGFNIESLAVGPTEQLDISRMTIVVVVEDLPLEQVTKQLNKLINVLKIVEMDTSASVQRELMLVKVRADLSVRSQVLETVALFRAKVVDVAQDAVTIEATGTRDKLDALIRMLEPFGIRELVQSGLVALGRGSRSITDRSLRAVDRPA; from the coding sequence ATGACCCGCCATACCCTGTCCGTGCTGGTGGAGAACAAGCCCGGGGTGCTGGCCCGGGTCTCGGGCCTGTTCTCCCGGCGCGGGTTCAACATCGAGTCACTCGCGGTCGGGCCGACCGAGCAGCTTGACATCTCCCGGATGACGATCGTCGTCGTCGTGGAGGACCTGCCGCTGGAACAGGTGACCAAGCAGCTCAACAAGCTGATCAATGTTTTGAAGATCGTCGAGATGGACACCTCCGCCTCGGTGCAACGTGAGCTGATGCTCGTGAAGGTGCGCGCCGACCTGTCGGTGCGATCCCAGGTCCTCGAGACGGTCGCCCTGTTCCGTGCCAAGGTGGTCGACGTCGCCCAGGACGCCGTCACCATCGAGGCGACGGGAACCCGCGACAAGCTGGACGCCCTCATCCGCATGCTGGAGCCGTTCGGAATCCGGGAACTGGTCCAGTCCGGCCTGGTGGCACTCGGCCGCGGATCGCGTTCGATCACCGATCGCAGCCTGCGAGCAGTCGACCGTCCGGCCTGA